The proteins below are encoded in one region of Colletotrichum lupini chromosome 5, complete sequence:
- a CDS encoding short-chain dehydrogenase, translated as MSIALVTGGNTGIGEAVVQQLARIPGFHVIIGSRNLEYGSRLAESLKTENCSVSSIQLDITSDESIFKAIESIQKTHGKLDVLINNAGILIDTYPDSFSSTRDLFRKTYETNVFGTAVLSEAALPLLRKSEYPRIIFVSSQMGSLESTLDESMPFYNVDYKAYDGSKAAVNILAANYARILKDVGGASNAVCPGLVRTKLTGWMDAGAPTSVGAERIVELAIASPGGPTGTFSNREGPLAW; from the coding sequence ATGTCCATCGCTCTCGTCACTGGAGGTAACACCGGCATTGGTGAGGCTGTCGTTCAACAGCTCGCCAGAATCCCGGGCTTTCATGTTATCATAGGATCTCGCAATCTCGAGTATGGCTCTAGGCTCGCCGAATCTCTCAAAACCGAGAACTGCTCAGTTTCTTCTATTCAGCTCGATATTACCTCTGACGAATCGATCTTCAAGGCCATCGAGTCCATTCAGAAGACTCACGGAAAACTTGATGTCCTCATCAATAATGCAGGCATTTTGATCGATACATACCCCGATTCGTTTAGCTCCACTCGAGATCTTTTCAGAAAGACCTATGAAACCAACGTCTTCGGAACAGCCGTTCTAAGTGAAGCAGCTCTTCCTCTCTTACGCAAATCTGAGTACCCGCGCATCATCTTCGTGTCGTCCCAGATGGGTTCTCTGGAGTCGACTTTGGACGAGAGTATGCCCTTCTACAACGTCGACTACAAAGCATACGATGGCAGCAAGGCAGCTGTCAACATCTTGGCTGCCAACTATGCCCGTATTCTCAAGGATGTTGGCGGGGCTTCAAATGCTGTTTGCCCCGGCTTGGTCAGAACGAAACTAACTGGATGGATGGACGCCGGAGCACCGACTTCTGTTGGTGCGGAAAGAATTGTGGAGTTGGCAATTGCCAGTCCGGGTGGACCGACTGGCACGTTCTCTAACAGGGAGGGTCCGCTCGCGTGGTAG